CAGCGGGAATTCCAATGGGTGCTTATTTTTCTACTAGCAAAGCAAAGCCGCCTCTGGAGGGTAAAGAGAAGTTGGATGTGGTCATTGTCTGCGTTGCCAGCATCTTTGCCCTGCCCTCAATCGAGGCCTTGCAAAGGCAGGAAGGCCACAAAGTAAATGTGAAGGTAATTCATCGTCCTCCTCAGAGCACATTACCTCTGTGTCTTTTGGTTGGTTTACACCCACTCCCTTGGCTTGCCTAGAACctgaatctgaatccttcctgCACCATCAAATGTTGCTTAGGCACAAACAAGATTCTGCCATCCCTGTGTATCCTGGGCCACTCTCTGCATGTCCTCCGTGTGTTACGTCCCATAGGGTTCCCTCTCAAGATCCTGTTTGATGGAGGGGTTCTTTCAGGCAGCCCCTTTCCGGAGTTCCTCCAGCTGCCCAATGGCATGCCTGCCATGGCAGACACGCTGGCTTCATTCTTAACACCTGGCCCAGATAATTCCAtctctttttctgcagaactttgGGAAGTTGTGTTTCTGTAGCTTAACTCCTTTCTAGGAGGATAGGTGGTTGGCCTATCACTCGACTCCCAACCTGGAGGACCCATGGACTGCTTTTCATCTGGTCCCCACCCTTTGATGTGTTCAGCTTAGGTGTCCCTCCCAGGAGTTACAGCTCCAACCAGCatagctcacagggtctttggcATGTACAAGCCTTCACATCACATCAAAGTGCTGTCTCCAGGGAAGTTTGGTTTGCCTAGTACTGATTGGAAAAACTTCCCTCTTGGTGTCTGGTGAGTAAGAGGCATGTGCCTTGTTTGAGGTGGAAAGAAGACTGGGGATAACAGACCAAGGAGGAGCTCTCTCCACCCTGCTGAGATGATTACACACCACAAAGCTGAGTGTTTGCTGGGCTTTGGGTCATGAACAGTGTCCAGAGCCCAGTGATTGTGTAGCAACTTCCCTGTCCTATGCCATGCTGCAGGTGGAGCCCTCTTAGCTGGTTTCATATCAGGCCTCCTAGCAGTAACAGCCAATGGAGGGGTCTGAAGCAGAGattgtaaagtgtgtgtgtggtgtcacAAGACCCCCACAGACAGGCTCCTAGACATCATGGGCTTTGTCTGATGCCAAGTGCTGCGGCTCTTCTTCGTCTTTTCAGGATTTGTACAACCAGACTGTGGCTGCCCTGGAAGTGATGctgagagctctcctgtcagagAAGCCAAACCCAGCAGAGCTGCAGAATTTCTTGGATGTAAGCTGgtatgggcagaggctgggggaatTGCCATCTTGTGGCAGTGTGAGGAGGGAAGGGTGCAAGGGAGAGACCGGAGGGTTTTGTGTTTCTATTGTTGTCTCTCGAATGGGACCCTATGTCTTGCTCCCTAGAGTGGGATCATATGTAGTGTTAGCTGCTTCagggcagaagaaaaaaaaatcactttcattGAAAACAAGGGAAAGGAAATCTGATACAGCTTTTCAGGAGGCTTGTCCTGTTCTTCACAGCCAAGGACTCCCTTTGTCCTTCCTTCCAGTCGCTGACAGCCCTGGCAAGGctctccctttcccctgcccctctcccagagGAGTGGGAATGGAATGTGGGTCTCTAACATCAGATTATGGAGCATTAACTCTGGGGTCTCCTGTCTGGCTTGGGGAGTTTGAAACCAGAAGCACAATAGCAAAGACTCTCACCCTCCTTCCTATAGAGGCAATCAGACCTGGGAAAGTAGGAGTGGCTCTCCGGTGCAGAGGGACccactcctcccttcctccccagaggGACTGAGTGATCCACGGATGGGAGAGGTATTCAGTGGTATTCAACCCTCTTGCTTCCTACCTAGAAAGTCCCCGAGgcccagggaagggggaggattgTGAGATCTGCCTGAGTCTTGTCTGATTCTCTGGATATGACCGAGGGCTCAGAAGGAGAATGGGACCAGCCCTTTGGAGGGATGGAATATTGCAGGAGTCCCTCAACGCAGTGGGCTGATTACAGGGCACTGCAATCCTGATGAACACAGAGGTGAACCGTATGGTGCTAAAGCCAGATTTACCCCTTTATAGGGGTATGTGTCAGGAGAATTGTCCATGACACAAATCCTGAAAGGGAGCAGGACTCAGACAGCCTGTCTGGTTAATACTGTGGTGATCAGATCAGAGAGAGATCAGCTTTGGGGGTTCACTGCAACACATGCCCCTGTTCTGCAGTTTCTAACACAGGCCTCCCTTGCTTGTTCCTGCAGCACTTGGCCCCCTGGATGACATCAGAGAAAGCTCATGAGCGAGCGAGGGCTGTGAGAACCAGTGTCTGCCTGTTACAAGCGGCAGCCGAGAGTCCTAAGTTCTGTGTGAGTGATCTCTGACCCCTGGTAGCCTGATGCCAGGAAGAACGGCCCTAGGCCATGCTCTCTTCCCCTCATGTGGGACAGGTTCTCCTTGTCCGCCAAACCAACACACTGATTCCTTTCCCCCTTTGATTTTCACTCAGATGTCACAcaagttccccaggctggggctccTGATTGGACGGCTGGCCCTGCGTGTTGGTGACCCAGAGAAGGAGATTGGCCACCAGGCTATGGAAGGCTTGTATTTTCTCTACTCCCTCATGTGGTGCCAAAAGGGTAAGAGGGAACTTTCTGAACTCAGAGGACCCAAAGCTCCTGCCTGTGAACAGCTGGACACTAACCCTAACCTGATGATGAGTCCCTATAGGAACAGGCATCTTCTTGGAGAACTAGGCTAGAACACAGCTTGTAAGCAGACGGCCATTTTCCCTTCTCTAGGCTATAAATGGATTAGTTCAGAAACCCCAATAGGTCTTTAGGTGAGAGTCCTCTAAGGACTTCGCTGCTGCTGTTGATTTTTGTGGAAGGTGCTCAGGTGCTGTGATGATAGGTGGCACTATAATACTCACGGAGGGATGGTGGGAGAGCAGAGCCACTGGCTCTTTGGAGCTAAGATCAAAGtgtgagtagtctcttggtctCTTCAAGGCCGTGATCaaatgtcttgatgtttttggtcttgagatgaaaaccttgtctgtgtctttggaaccttgaggtaaaaatatTATCTATGTTAATGAAGGTTACACTTAAAAGGGGTATGCTCTGCAGAGGGGGTTAGGGCAGAGTATGCCACAGGAACGAAGCTCCCTGTAGGTCACTGTGAGTATGTAGTGTTTTGAAGGAAAGAGACAGTGAAGAATAGTCTCTAAGGAACAGGATAAGGCTGTTAGGAAGCTAGTGATGTAGTATCTGCCTCCCCATACATCCATATTTTCCATGGCAGGGTGTTTGTTATGCAATAGACCTGCTGCTCCTTCAAGCACTGTGACTTCAAGCCTATAGTGCAGCTATGGTTCAGGAACATGAATGAGAGCGGGAGGAAGCCAGTCATTTAAGGGCAAAATGGGAAGCCTTTCAGACATAGACTCATATGAAATGAAgggctggaggggaccttgagaATCACGAAGTCCACCTCTCTGCACTGAAGCAAGACTAAgtacacctagaccatccctgacaggtgtttgtccaacctgttcttaaaaacctccaaggatggggattccacagcctcccttgggagCTTAGCTGTgcttactgtttttcttaataatACCCTAAAactcccttgcagcagattaagtccattacttgtCATACCTGCAGTGGGCATGGTGAAAAATTAATCACcaccctctttataacagcctttaacatactTGTTATCAGGTCCCACCCCCTCAAGTCTTCTTTTTTtcaaacatgcccaggttttttttttgtgtttgtttttttaacctttccttatataaaaggtttagaaaacctgacttattttttgttgctttcttctggactctctccacctTTCCCAAACGTATTGTCTTCTCTTAGAACCTGAGAGGAAGATGGGGTCTGTGACAGCAGTGCTACATCAAATGCTCCAAAAGATCTTGGGTATCTACGAGCCCACCAGGACTTGTGAGAACATCTCTGAAATTGTTAAGGTGAATCCTCAATGCAGGGTGTAATGAGAAGTATTTCTGGCTGCAGGTGTGTTCCCAGTGTTGTACCTCTCAGTATACAGtgcagagcggagcaggctgaAAATAGGAATTTCTGTCCTATggaaaattctgatatttcaacattAATATCAACTTTTTTTTACAGAACGGAAAGTTCCAAactatttcaatttggaaatgtcaaaatacttcattttggcTCAGACAGACACTGAATTGCACCAAGCTGCCACGgtgcttcatgggagttgtagttcgggtgcctcttgctcccattCTCCTTCATGGGCTAGGATTCCCAGGTGgattacatctcccataatgcactgtGGCAGTTCAGCCAGAGGGGAATCcagggtgcatcatgggagatgtaaccAAGCCCATAGAGGAAAATGGGGGTACCTGAACTCCCATGAGGTAATGCAGCAGCACAGGTGGATACAGATTAATgtcaaactgaaacatttcaaatttttttttccttgtgaaaAAATTTTAATTTTCTGGAAAAATTGaacagaaaattcctgaccagctgttGCTCAGAGCCTGTCAGCCATAATACTTTTCTTTCATCTATATTTTAGAGGAGAACTACCTGTCCTTTTATCTAAGGCTCAGTGAGCACAAAAGAAAATACTGTGAAGCTTGGTTGGCCTCACTAACTGAATAGTTTGAGGCAGTGACTATACAATATCTACAGGGGTATTTGGTTTGAAGAAGTGACTAAATAATACTCCCCAGGGTATTTGTTTACAGTATCCCATAGACACGGCTCAGGAGAACATCAAAGGCTGAATGCATCACCTAGCAGAGCAGTTGAGCTCTCGTGAAGCACTGGTATGGTAGAATGACCTTGAAATTGTTGGAGGCAGTTCATTCTTAAATAAGTTGGAAAAAGCCAAACTTGGCTTTGTCTGGATTTTGCTTATCAATTGTGCCAGCGGCAAAGTGGGTGTCCAGCTGGGTCACCCACATCAGGTGCTTTGGTTGTGTTCTTCCAGAGATTTGGACAATTTCTCAGCCCAGACCAGATGGCAGACCTTCTACTGACAGCTGTAGAAAGCCTGAAGGAGGCCAGTGAGAGCACCATTGAAGCATCAAAGACTATTCTGAATGTAATCCTGGAGAAGTACAAGCAGAAGATACAGATGGAGGTAGTTGGCTCTTGGGAGCTGGGGAACATTTAGAATCTCCTGTCCTGAGGTACCATCAGTGGTACTCTTTCTTCATTGTGATGCTTATATTTTAAGTGTTGCAAGTGGACTGTCTAAAgctgggaaatgagcctttgttCCATTGTCTCAGGACTTGGAGACTGCATCTGGAGGCAAAGGGGGTTCTCTTCAAGCTGGTGCAGTTCCCTCTTGTTCTGGTTAAAGAAGTCCTACTGATTTGCTCTTCAACTTTGTAGCTATCAATCTCTTCTACAAAACACTAGAGAATTGATCGCTGGGAACAATCCTGCCTTGGCCAGGAGAAGGACCAGGCAATGTAAGAGGTCTTCTGTAATGATGCTTGATGTGCGCTCCAGGAAGGTGGAATTGCTCTCATTAATAGTGTCTGCCCTATTCTGCTCCAATTCTTACCCCCAAAAGGAACCCCCtacacatgtgtgcacacactcTCTGAGCTGTATTGTTTTCTTCTAGGTGCCAAAGATTGTGGACAGGATCCACTCCGAGCTCTCAGCCATCCATCATTCCCATGCCAGACAGGTAGTGATGATGGCCTTATGCCTCCTGGCTCGTGCTTTTATGGAAGAAGTGTCCACAGCCCTTCTAAAGTGTCCACTCCCGCTGGACAGGTatgaaacttcctaatgtccaggATACTGAGAGCTCACTCTTCGGGTTCCTtattccttcctctcctcctgagAGGTCTCAGACTGGCAGTAGCTTCCTTGTTGTGCAGAAAATGTCTTTCTTGCCAGGGGTAGATTACACCACTAACCACTGAGAAATGATACCCCTTCTTGCTTCCATCCCAGGAGGCTTCTTCTCCATCCATCTCATAATGGCAGGAATCACAGATTTGCCCAGACGCCCTATATGATATTTACTAACTGTGCCGTTCGATGTGTGTCACTCGCTTGCTTGGAAGGGGGGAAATCCCACTGAGGAGAGCACCTGGGGATAGATTCTCAGTCTGCAGAATTGGCGCATGACCACACGTACAGCTGCCTGTgcttggaaaaaacaaaaatctgcGTGTGTACGTGGATTCTTGTGTGCACTGGTACCATTGCTGGACATGCTCTCCCTAGACTCTGGATGCCTCAACCACAAATTCAATTTAATAAATTCACAGTAGTATGTGTGGGGGAATCACAGTAGATGGCTGAAGTCcattgcccctgccccccacaaccACTGTCAGATACAGTCCCAAAACATGATTTCCCCAGGCCATTGAATAACCCTCTTCAACCATTatcctgtctcttcccccaaaCAGCCAGAGTAAAAGGTGGGCTTTGCGGTGTGTTCTGAAGGGTGACCAGTCCAGGCTGTAGCAGACCAACAGGGAAAATAccttccacagctcccactgtTCTGTATCAAGGGAGTTGCAGCTTGAGGGCTTTCAGAAGCTGCAGCTATGGCAATATGTTATGGGGAGAGATGGACTCCCAGGTAACCCAGACATACAGGGATTTTTTTGTTGGTacctgtgatgggttcccccggGGGTGCCATCTGGAAGTGGGGTACTGCTGAGCCCCTTTGATGCGCCAGCCCGGGCTCCcttttacactgtactgctgtgacaagctgacAAGCTCTCTCCAGGcttcagcctgcactttcaccagcacacatacaggtagggacacaccccgctgcagttacatgcagatgctctgaccagctactgcatgggaaggctccCGCTAGGGTACTTCCCAGCTACTCAGGCACACACCCCCTATGGAGCGTAAACCCacaattataccatcttgcactgtaCAGGGGAACTGcacagtgtaagctcatgaaattcgccccctgcctcaatgtggagaggaatatacaacagctttctgccctgagttatgactcccacacactggttttagataaagcaaaaccaagtttattaactacaaaagatagattttaagtgatagcaaacagatcaaagcatattacctagcaaataaacaaataatgcaacctaagcttaatatactacatAGATTGatatgagtagcaaattctcatcctaagtgatgatacaagcaggctgtaGATTCTTAAgaggcaagctgcacttgcttacagcttgaaatccccaggtgttccattcacaggctaaaaatccctttagtctGGGTCaatcacttcccccagttcagtctttgttcctcagatgtTTCCAGGAGTCTCCTTGGGCGGGGGAGTTAGTGAAGAAccctgatgatgtcactcccttgcacttatagcttttgcatatggcaggaatcctttgattcaaagcttggttcctatgccagtcagtggaaaaatactgacatcccaagatggagtccagcaccagaTGACCAGGTCACGTGTACTTGTAGTGTCTGTAGCGTCCTCAGGAAGCCTCCCCAGGTGGGAAGGCCTATTGTTCTCTCTAATGtctcattaactttaatgggcccttcccagccagccatccaCCTAGACTTAGAGCCTTTTGCCTAGTGAgcgttccccaggtgtaaacacatttgaaatacagatacagagtcaatatgcctaacttcagatacaaaaatgatacctgcatacaaataggataatcatattcagcaaatcatgcccttttcaatgatatctcacatgacctaccaaccaaataggtaaacaaggtgagcacagaccagacacttgggtttttaggacactaaaaacccatcagattcttaaaaacagaactttattataaagaaaaagtaaaagaaacacctctgtaaaatcaggatggaagataattttacagggtagtaagaattaaaacaaataggatttccctctaggcaaaactttaaagttacaaaaaacaggaataaacctccctcttagcatagggaaaattcacaagctaaaacaaaagataacacatttccttgctattacttacaatttgtaatcgTGTGTGGCTAGATTtatttcaaagcgctgctgcaggCAGCGCTAGCGCGTGCCAGCCAGCGCCAGCGCTGGAAAAAATCTCCCAGCGCCGTCCGCCATCCCGCCTTGTGGGGGGGAACAACGACAGCGCTGGGCGCAGCTCCCAGCGGGGCTTGACTATACTGGCGCTTAGGCGCCCGCCGATttagcgctgcagagggtgtgttttcacaccctgctgcagcgctgcaaatttgtaagtgtagccaagcccttagatgcTTATTTCAGATGTGGCTTTAGGGGATgtatttttcctgccctggtccctctTTGTTCCGGAGAGAACAACGAAGAGCACAAAAcagaaaccttcccccacagatttgaaagtatcttctcccagccaggttatttgagcttcttaaccctttacaggtaacggagggattttatgctacccgtagCTGTATGTTCATGACAAGCTCCGTTCAGGAAATGAACTGCTGCACTCTGGAAAAGCTTTCACTCCTGAATGGTATCAAGGTGTAGCCCAAAGGGGCGAGTGGATTATTAGGAGTCTAATCTCAAAGTGGCAGATAAAATCAGCGAAGTGCCCATGTCCAAAACCAAAGGTCACGTTTGGCTTACCAAGCCAGATGAGAAAGTGCCCTTTGGCACGGCTGTGCCCTGGGCTTCAGTAGTAGCCTTGAGTCTAGTACAATCCCAGAGCCGTATGCTGACTCAGAAATAATGGCTGTCCCCCATTGAGGTAAGTGGAGGTGATGTGATTCTAGTCAGTTTTTTTCTGGTTGTGTCCCACAACCTTCTAACAATCTCTCTGCCCTGTCTAGGCTGAATCTCAGCCAGCCCGGCCTCATCCAAGTTCCAGTCTCCTGCAGACGTGGGGCCATCCAGTCCCATTCACCAGTGAATCAGCTGTAATGATGATATACAACTGAGTATCCTCCACAAAGAGCAGGCACCATTGCCCATGTTTCCTTTGCCACCCACCTAGTAGCCTTGTGTTTACACTGAAACTAGAAGTGAGAGCAGAAGACCAGTCTGGGGCTGGACAAACTATTCCCCATATTCACCCTCTCAGCCATCTGGCGTATATAGGAGCAAAGCCACTTCAAATGGGTTCCTTCTACTCCTAAGCACACTTCATGATTAACCATATCAAAAGCAGCTGACATGTTGTCTTCATCTGTAGCCAGGAGACAATCAGCCAGTGCCACTCGTGCAGCTTCAGTCCCATACCCAGTTCTAAACACAGGATGAAGGGAATCTAAAGACTGCAAATATAGCTTTGTCTCTGCCTCCATGATGATCCTTCCCAAGAGTGGGAGATTCCATACAGGTGATAGCAGGACCCAGTGCACTAGGAGCCCCCTCACATTGCAGGCAGTAATGGTCTGTTCACGGCAAGCGTGTAGTGCATCCCCAACCCACTGTAGACACTAGGTCTGCAGTGTGGCCAGGTATATGTGTAGAACCAGCAATCATCTGTGACAACCCCACATGCATGTGTGTGACCTGACTGTATCTTGTAGGTAAAAAATGTGTCTGGTTATCTTATAGCAGACTGCAGGTCTGACAGTGGTCTCAGCCCACCATGTTATCTCAAGGTGATGGAATGTGTAACATGGGTCACTTACTGCTTTAGGTACATAGTTTTGTTTCCTTGGTATCTGGGATGAGGCCTCGTTGTACTCACCATCTCTCTGATGGAGCCCCTGACCCTAGTTTAAGTGTCATTTGTCCAGTCAGACGGTGGTGTGGCAGAGCTATATGTATCCGATCCAGCGTGCGACCGTCTCTCTTAACTCGTAGAGATGCAGCTGGGATGTGGAGAACACTGGCCAAAACAGAAGCAATCTGTCACTCCCACAGACTTCTGGATGTGCTGCTGAAGGAGCTGCAGGAGAGGCCAAGCACTTCTGAGGATAGAGCCTTCATCATACCTCTAGCTGTAAGAAACAATTCACACGTGACTTTCCCCTCTCTTCAAAGAGGAGAGAGGTCCACATCTGAGGGATATATTACTGTGAATTCtccctggggaagggatggggagaacTGCCCTGTATCTCTAGCAGAGCCCTCAAAATGCTTCCATTTTTCATTTCTTTGCCTTCCGCAGGAAATGCTGTGTCCCAGACACCAGCCATCTTGTCATACACGGCTGAACAAAGCTCCTTGTGGAGCCTATCAAAGCTGCTACTTAATGACATGGAGGGGACATCACTGGTGCCATTTCCTCTGTTCCCTCAACAGGGACTGAGCAGTCAGTCTCCTCCTGCTGTCTGCAGCACTCCACCTCCTTCCTCTCTTCTTTTCTCCTTCTCAGGGTAAGCAGGCTAGCTCCTGCCTCCATTGTCAGAGGATGGGTACACTGCCTCCCATCTCCATAGTGCTTCATATCCCCAAGGCCTGAGCACAGCACTTTGATAGCAGCCTCAGATACAGCTGGTCCTGGTCAGTGGGACTCAGGCATTttccaaaggaagtcagtatcattatccccattttacagatgggaaaactgaggcaaagagtggggaagtgacttgcctaaggccacCCAGTAGATCAGTGGCAaatctgggaatagaatccaggtttcttgaatcccagtccagtgctctgtccattaggccatgctgcctccTCTTTGGCATTGAAACCCTGGTCTCCTGCATGGCAATGCAGAGCATTAAGCGAAGGGGTGGGGGTATCACAACAAAACAATACTACCTCTTCTTACTGGCAAAGCCCTGGGCTAAGCAGCCTTGCTTGAGTCCATGCAGCCGAGGACTGGCTATGAAATTGAAgtgctggggagaggcagaggatTTTAGCTGCGTTTGTTTCCCTCCTTCAGGCAGCCAGCGCTCTGTGCGAGGTGTTATCCGTATCCATGTGCACACAGGCAGTGACACGCTTCTATCCCCGCCTCCTGATGGCCCTGCTTGTTCAGGTGCACTATACCATTGGGCTCAGCCTGCCCGACAGCGGGGTGTCCAGGAAGGAGCTCATCCCTGCATGGTAACTACTGAAAGGACGAGATGCTAACCGCATATATCAGACTCCTCCCTGGGATCAACTGCCTGTATAGGTTACCTGTCATCATGTTCCAGGCCTTTTATGGCTTGTCCCCACCCTCCctatcataagaacggccgtactgggttagaccaaaggtccatctagaccagtatcctgttttccaacagtggccaatggccggtgccccagatggaatgaacagaacaggtaaccaacaactgatccattccctgtcacccattcccagcttctgacacacagaggctagggacaccatcccttatCCATATCATCTTTCATTCACTATCAAGAGGTCGACTCCTCCAATCAGCCCCAGTGCCAGCCTCCGTCAAAGAAGCGCCTTCACTGACCCTCCCACACGGGTGGTGCTCCCCAGAAACATCCGCCAAGCTACTTCCAATCCCTTCTTCAAATGCTCCTTTGCCTTGATGCCTACAAAAAGCTTGACAACAGTCAGGTTGCTGGGGTGCTGAGACCATTGCCTGCCATGCTGACTGCTATTGGCTcgttgtttccttgtgctcccccagctctgtctgtcttgtctcatGCTGAGATGTAACCTGTTTCATTCAttgctttgtacagcacctggcacaatggggtcctaatCCAGGACTGGGattcctaggtgctactgtaattccAATAAATACTAATCTATAGGACTCTATCTTAGCTCCATGCTTTCCATATGCTCACACCAGTGAAGTCACCCCCAATGCTCCTCTCTCTTACAAACAGTGATGTTACAGCTCCATGCATGtgtgctgtgcagggtggggtgtCACTAATCTGGTCTAGCGCCGTCTCTTGTATGAGCAGTACGCTTAcccgcagccagggccggctccagaccccagcgcgccaagcgcgcgcttggggcggcgtgccgcaggagggcggcaggcggctccggtggacctcccacagacgtgcctgcggagggtccgttggtcccgtggcttcggtggagcatccgcaggcgtgcctgcgggaggtccactggagctgcgggaccagcggaccctccgcaggcacgtctgcaggaggtccacgggagccacgggaccggcgaccgccagagcaccccccgcggcgtgccgccctgcttggggcggcgcaattcctagagccgcccctgcccgcagcaTGGCGTTGGGCTCAACAGCTCAGTTATAGCCATGCAGGTGCCGCATGGGTGCAGTGCAGGCTTGGTCTCGGTTGCTGTGCTGCCTGTTCTGGGCCTCAGTGCAGTGACTGTGCATTGGGCATGTAGTGCAGGGTTGGGGTTGCCATCTCTATGACATCGCAGTGCACTGCGAGTCCCGTCTTGGCACAATGCAGGTattggtgggggatgggagagaggaTTGCTCTGAGCAAGGCCGGTGTCACTTTAATATGGGTTTTGCTCTGATTGCAGCTGTGTTGTGAAGACAGTGAAGACCCTTCTCCTAAAAATGGGATGCCACTACGAGTTCACCGCTGTTGAGAAGGAGGGAGGCTGGGAACTGCTCACTAGCTCTGAGGAGCACCATCGCGGGGTAGGCCTGCTTGCAAGGTGAGAGGCGAGAGCTTTGCTCTTGACAGATCTTCCCATCCCTCCCTTCTGCCAACTGCTCCCCCCGCCGACTCACCTCCTCTGTAATAAGGGCATCTGTTTGCTCCCACAGAGCCATGGTCCACTATTCTTGCTGCCAGCTGTGGCGGATCTTGTACCTTCTGGTCCCGTTCCTCGAACGAGGTGATAAACAGCACAAGCTCACAGCGATGGCCTTTTTCGTTGAGGTAAAAGTTACTGGCTCACATCTACTGTGGTACAAAAGAGCATGAGCTGCATCTTCCCTTTTTGGCCTGACCAGCTGACCTCGGACTCCAAGTGTCTCCTATATCTGATTCACTGAGCTTTTGGGGAAAGCCTGAATAGCCCTTGAGAGTGTTCAAGAGACTATGTGGATGTGTCAGAAATAGCGATAATACTTTGCCCTTCTACAGCATCTTCCTTCTGAGGATCTCAAGACAATGTGAACATTTCTCCCACCGCAGCACATGGTGGTAGATGAATgttatcacccccattttacaggtggggaaactgcgGTAACAAGGCCTTAACTCCCCAAGTCAcataagaagtctgtggcagagaccaGAATAGAAACCTTTTAGTCCTGTGCTTTGGTCTGCGCTCCCTCTCTTTTCCTAAATGTAGGT
Above is a genomic segment from Mauremys reevesii isolate NIE-2019 linkage group 8, ASM1616193v1, whole genome shotgun sequence containing:
- the MROH7 gene encoding maestro heat-like repeat-containing protein family member 7 isoform X10, with the translated sequence MNPVHGGEGSGTALRIQEHTSMTQDREEGTKSLVTGGEASADVLMTQLCPLRLEEVVTKNALHDGLPEHCTAQATSEGEERCVSGEENPSEACGTIVQDVGEKEDKVQPALEMVALNDWNKLKELGKDVSGPGQKTNSLHSQKLMIVKQIVKHIKSLPQDSLDSHSSAVRCQGMQLITDCSKAKPPLEGKEKLDVVIVCVASIFALPSIEALQRQEGHKVNVKDLYNQTVAALEVMLRALLSEKPNPAELQNFLDHLAPWMTSEKAHERARAVRTSVCLLQAAAESPKFCMSHKFPRLGLLIGRLALRVGDPEKEIGHQAMEGLYFLYSLMWCQKEPERKMGSVTAVLHQMLQKILGIYEPTRTCENISEIVKRFGQFLSPDQMADLLLTAVESLKEASESTIEASKTILNVILEKYKQKIQMEVPKIVDRIHSELSAIHHSHARQVVMMALCLLARAFMEEVSTALLKCPLPLDRDAAGMWRTLAKTEAICHSHRLLDVLLKELQERPSTSEDRAFIIPLAAASALCEVLSVSMCTQAVTRFYPRLLMALLVQVHYTIGLSLPDSGVSRKELIPACCVVKTVKTLLLKMGCHYEFTAVEKEGGWELLTSSEEHHRGVGLLARAMVHYSCCQLWRILYLLVPFLERGDKQHKLTAMAFFVELLHMPQAKRLPEKYSVLRLLKGLTDPDPVIRALCVKGLITMADWPGKEIKVLVPAMINSLCGVDGRLVVEALADVKKILRGLDVASYVGCITSLLRLLFDDERVSVRSAAISLFGKMVKKVKKTQGLMKEEDVLDSLIPLLLHLQEGNPDMAEKCKNALDECSRLLEWRLPKQVGNGKAWHNHQEDVDEICQYLPSRAYYMTLRRPYVSLLLRHMTASWQFTGN